ATGATCCAAAGTCCAAAAGCGGTAATTCAATCATTCATGCTATGTATTTTTACTATCTTACTTTACATTACATATGCTGAAGCATCTCATGCTGCTGGTTCAGCGGCATCACCTTCCACTTACGAGAATGATATCACCCTACCGGCTGTTGTTTATGGAAAAGTTACGGATAGAGGAGGAAATGTGATACCCCACGCCAAAGTTGAATATGAACTCAATCATCTAGGAGAAATAACGAAATATAGTACAGTAGCAGATGAGAACGGAAATTACCATATTGAGGCTGTTGTACGAGATTCCACAGATATGTATTTGTACGTCAGTGCGGATGGTTTCATCACCTACATTTCTTATAATAAACACGATACCTTCACGCTAAGACCTGGTGATGAGGTGAAGCATGACATCTGGTTGTATGAGCCTGCCACAATTATGGGTACGGTAAAAGACCAGACCGGCCAGCCCATCGCTGGCGCTAAAATTCAAGTTACAAGTGTCCCATACCTGGTCGAAACAGATGAAAATGGCAGATATACAGTAACGGGTATTGATTACGATTATAGTGCAAACATTGCAATGTGGGTTGATAGTGACAACTATGTTCCCTACGTGGAAGATCGTATATACATTCGAGCAGGTGAAACGATCCAAATCGACGTAGTGTTAGAAGAGGCTGCACATGTAAGGGGACAGGTGGTTGATGAAAACGGGGTACCCATGCCTGGGGTCAGAATAAGTGGTAATCCTACAAGAACAACGACTGATGCTCAGGGATACTTCATTCTCAGACGCACTATGGCAGGTTCAGTCGCACTAGCCGCAGACTTTACAGGGTATCCAAGACACATAACATTAGTAGATTTAGTCCCAGGAGATCATAACACAGTTAATTTTGTTCTTAAAAAGAATCCATGAATCTTGGGTTCTTTTACAATAACCTTAGCATAACCTCTGAGTAGTCTTCCATGGTCATCTATCGTATTTGTAAAACTGAATTTCCAGTATGTATAATCATAAACTAACCCAAAGACTCATGATGAATTCTCTATACGAATTCGGTCATGAGCCTTTCCTTATGTCCAAGCATGCAGATGTGACCATCGTAAACAGGTTGTTAAACCATTCACTTCTTTATATCCCTTTTGTACACGTACCTTCCCCATACCACCAACGCCGCACACAACAAGATCACACAATAAGCCCATACAAAAAACATGGCAAGCCCCAACCCGATGTTAGCATCCAGGCCCTTATCAAAGATCTCTGTGTATAGCGAAAAACCGAGTGGCACGGCGCCAACAACGAAAAGTCCAATGGACCATCCACCCCAGCGTTGGAAACCGGACCCCGCACGAGTACTGGAAAGTTTGCGAATCCCTTGAGTCAGAAGCCACCAAATCAGAATAAATAATAGACAGGTTATAAGAATTTTCAGCATATCGTTCAACTGCATATCGTGTACCTCCTTACACCTTGCAAGATGATGAACATATCTTACACGTTAAGCGTTCTCTTTACTATATTACCCGTTTCCACATCCATGATCACAGGCAGATAAGAGCACATTACCCCTGACCCACACTTGATCATGAAAAAGAAAAAAACGCCACCGTCCTGACTCCTTCCAAGTCAAGAATGATGGCGTTACTTCTCATATTTACAATGTTAAATCCACATCGAATAGGTTACGCACCAAACTGCGCATAGTGAAGGCGGCTGTACACCCCACCTGCTGCGAGTAATTCTTCATGACGTCCCTGCTCCGTAATGCCTTGTTCAGCAACGACAATAATGCGGTCTGCATTTTTGATCGTAGCCAATCGGTGAGCAATAACCAGCGTAGTCCGGCCTTCAGACAGCTCAGCAAGGGATTGCTGAATCGCCGCTTCCGTTTCTGTATCCAGCGCGGATGTGGCTTCGTCCAGGATCAGAATTGGTGGGTTTTTCAGGAACATACGGGCAATAGACAAACGCTGTTTCTGTCCACCGGACAACTTCACACCGCGTTCACCAATTAACGTATCCAATCCTTCCGGCATGGATTGAATCAAAGGTTCCATCTGTGCACGTCTGGCAGCCATCCAGATTTCTTCTTCGGATGCATCCAGCTTACCGTAGGCAATATTCTCGCGAATGGTTCCATCGAAGAGGAATACATCCTGTTGTACAATACCGATCTGGCTGCGCAAGGAATCCAGCGTCATGTCCTGTATCTCCTGCCCATCGATCGTGATGCGACCTTCCAGCACATCATAGAACCGCGGCAGCAGACTGCATAGCGTTGTTTTACCTGCCCCCGATGGACCGACAAGCGCTACGGTTTCACCTGCACGCACGTTTAGATCAATACCTTTGAGCACAGGCTCCTGATCCGAATAACCAAAGGTCACTTGCTCATAACGGATATCTCCACGCAAATGGGATACCGATACGGCCCCTGGACGATCTTCCACATCCGGTTCCATATCAAGCAACTCCGTATAACGTTTGAAGCCTGCAATCCCTTTCGGATACGTCTCAATAACCGAGTTGATCTTCTGAATTGGTGTCAGGAACACATTGGACAACATAATAAATGCAATGAACTGACCGTAGGTCATACTGCCTTGAATGACAAACCATGTTCCGCATACCAGGACAAAGAGGGATACCAGCTTCATCAGCATATAACTGACAGAGGAGTTCCAGGCCATGATTTTGTATGCAATTAACTTGGTCTGACGGAAACGACCGTTGTTCACAGCGAATTGTGCTTTTTCATGCTCTTCATTGGCAAAAGCCTGAACAACACGGATACCTGTAATATTGTTCTCTACGCGAGCGTTGAAGTCCGCAATATCTCCGAACATTCGGCTGAATGCCTTGGACATTTTGCTACCAAAGTAGAGCGACAGATAGATAATCAGCGGTACGATGATAAAGGTTAACACCGCCAGATTCCCGTTAATACTCATCATGATGCTGAATGCACCAATTAGCGTCATGACCGCGATAAATACATCCTCTGGACCATGATGGGCAATCTCACCGATATCCATCAGATCGTTAGTCATGCGGGACACGAGGTGTCCTGTTTTTGTATTATCGAAGAAACGGAACGATAACTTCTGCACATGATTAAACAGACTTTTACGCATATCCGTCTCGATGTTAATACCGAGCTTGTGTCCCCAATAGGTAACCACGAAGTTGAGAAATGAATTCAATAAGTAGATGCCGAGCAATGCCAGACACGCCCATAGAATCCAGTCCCAGCGGCCGCCTGGCAGCAGATCATCGACTACCCGGTTGACTGCCAGTGGAAAAGCCAGCTCCAGCAGGGCGACTAAAATCGCACAACTGAAGTCAAGAATAAAGAGCTTTTTGTAAGGCCTATAATAGGCAAAGAAACGGCGAAGCATGGACTGAAGTCCTCCTTATGCAACCACACAATGGTGATTACGTTCTATTTCGTCTTGCTTAAGAGGTACAGGAAGTATGGTGCACCAATAATGGCAACCAGGATCCCCGCAGGAATCTCCGAAGGCTGCAGGATGACACGACCCAGCGTATCTGCAACCAGTACAAGCAATGAACCGATCAGTGCAGATGCGGGTAACAGGAATTGATGTTTTGGACCCACCAGACGACGCGCCAAATGCGGTCCGATTAGACCTACAAAACCGATCCCCCCACTCACAGATACACATGAGCCGGCAAGTCCTACAGCAGCCGCAAGCAAAATCAGTCGCTCACGCTCAACCGGAGTCCCGAGTCCGCTTGCAGTCTGGTCCCCCAGATTCAGTACGTTCAATACACGTGCCTTATACAGAACTAGCGGGACAAGAATAATAAGAAACGGTAGCAATGCCGTTACAAATTTCCAGTTCGAACCCCAGATGCTGCCTGCCATCCAGGTAGCTACAAATTGATACTTTTCCGGACTAAGCCTTAACGTAAGCACGATCATGGCAGAACTGATTCCCGCTGCTACCCCGATCCCTGTAAGCAACATACGCGTAGGCAGGATGCCCTCTCCTTTTTTGTAAGAGAGAATGTAGATCAGAAATGCAGCAAAACCGGAACCGATCAGGGCCAGAATTGGCAAAAGAAATACCGGCGCTGCTGTCGTTGTCGGGAAAAAGGAAACAAATAACATGACGACCAGACCAGCACCTGCATTAATCCCGAGGATCCCCGGATCTGCCAACGCATTCCGAGATACTCCCTGCAAAATACAACCAGATAACGCAAGTCCGGCCCCGACCAGCACCGAAATCACAATACGTGGCAGACGGAATTCAAACAGGATCAATTCCTGTTTAGCCGTGCCTCCACCAAACAGGGTTCGCATCACCTCAAGCGGCGAAAGCTTGGTAAAACCTGTGTTCATGCTCACCACAAAAGCCGTAATAATTAATAGGGCAAGCACAATGAGGACAATCGTACTCTTGGTTCTCTTCTTGCGCTCTGCTCCAACTATTGTTGAGGATTCCATCGTTACAGAGTCCTCCTTTCTTTACGCGCCAGATACAGGAAGAATGGTACCCCGATGAGGGCAACCAATGCGCCAATTGGCGTCTCGTACGGCGGGTTAATCATACGTGCAGCCAGATCCGCAAATACAAGCAGCAAACTGCCCATCACAGCGGAACATGGAATAATCCAGCGATAATCGACCCCAACCAGCTTCCGCGTAAGATGGGGAATGATGAGTCCAACAAAACCGACCGCACCCACCACGGACACAGCGGTACCCGCGAGAATCAGTACAACAATCAGGCCTATGAGCTTGATCAGCCCAGTACGTTGCCCCAAGCCTACCGCAATATCTTCTCCGAGACTAAGCAGAGTAATGGAACGGGAGATGAGAAGACCTGCGATCAGGGCCGCGAGTACCCAGGGGAACATGACCTCAAGTTGAGACCACTTCGTTCCGGCTACACCACCGGCTGTCCAGAAAGCCAGATCTTGTCCAATTCTGAAATACAATGCAATCCCTTCACTGAGTGCCGACAACATCGCTGATACAGCCGCACCTGCAAGCACAAGGCGTAGTGGTGTAAGACCTGATTTGGAAGCTGCACCAAAACCATAAACCAACAGGACACCAAGCCCTGCCCCAAGGAAGGAATACATGATGATATACATAAATGGCAAGCCAGGAAAGAAGGCAAAACAAACTGCAAGCGCAAATCCAGCGCCCGCATTTAACCCAAGCAGACCTGAATCGGCCAGCGGGTTACGAGTCATGCCCTGCATGATCGCACCAGCTACAGCGAAACATGCACCTACCATTGCTCCTCCAAGGATACGTGGTAATCGAATCTCCCATATGATCTGATGTGGAGTCAGCTCAGGATTGAAATCAAAGATGGCCTTCCAGACTACACTAAGCTTAATATCAGCAGCGCCAAATGAAATGGACAACGCCATACCCAGAGCGAGTAGCAAAACTCCCCCTGTAAGAATAAGTGTCGCTGCCCACGGACGAGTGTGTATCTTCGCTGTGGGTGAATCCGGATTATGTTTTTCTGGTGAAGCTTGTGAATTCATACGCGCCCACCCTCGTTATGAGTGGAGCTGCTCAAACCTATGTACATAACAATCACCTCTCTATAAATACCAAACTTTAATGATATTGATTCTCATTCCCATAGACCATTGTAAGTGAATCCACCGGCTCTGGCAATGGACAAATAGGACATGTTTATTGCATATATGAAGATTTTCACACAATTTTACACCCAAAAAGGCTGCGCAGGAGCCAAAAAGCTCGAACACAGCCTTATCATTGCCTATGTAGAACATGTAAAATACAGACTCGTTTAACGAGCATGTACCGTAAGTAAGGATGCCAGGACATCCGGAACATCGGTAATGATTCCTTGCACACCCATGTCAATCATGGCCTGCATCTCAGCAGGATCATTCACCGTAAATGGATAGGTAACAACGCCATGTGCCAGTGCAGCAGCAACATCCTCTTGTGTGACGGCCAGCTTGTAGGGATGAAGGCCTGAAGCTTCGAGTTTGGCGGCATAATCATAGGGACGATATAACTTTTCCATATATAGAAGTGCTGTACGAATCTCCGGGGCAAGACGTTTACATCTCACAAGCGAAGCATGATTGAAGCTGGACAGCACAACCTGTTGCTCCAGATTCCATTCCCGGATCGCCTGTATGACCTTCTCTTCCATCCCTTTATAACTCACAATACCATTTTTCAATTCCAGATTAAGCAGGGTTCCTTTCCCCTGTACCAGCTTGAATAACTCCTCCAGAGAAGGAATACGTTCCCCGGTAAAATCAGCATGGAACCAGGACCCCGCATCCCGTGTGCGCAATTGATCGTAAGTCGTATCCTTAACCCAGCCTTCTGCGCCGCCAGTTCGACTTAACGTCTCATCATGAATCAGTACCAGTCTGCCATCACTCGTCATCTGCACATCGGTCTCAATGCCTGTCGCTCCAAGCTCCAGACTTCGTTCAAAAGCGCTCATCGTATTCTCCGGGCATACGGCAGATGCACCACGGTGGGCAATAATCTCCATGTTCCTCATTCCAGCGCCTCCTGTGTTCAAGCTTCACTCTATGATCATCACTATAAACACGGTTTGTTAGACCTGTATTAACAGAACGTATAATCGGTTGCCTGCTTCGCTAATACTAGCGACCGAGTTCAACATCTAACGGGCTGGGGATTCACTCATTTTTGCGAACTCAATCTGAAAATCGACATAACATAGTATGAACGATGGAAGCACTGAACTCCGTTATAAGGAGGTTGACTATTGAATCCCTCAAAGAAAAAATCGATACCTACGCGTCCTCACACATCCCAGTTACAGTCGGCTTCCAGGCTTTCCAGAACATCTGTCCATATCAAAAACAAATCCGGCAAGACGGCTAATCAGCGTTCTCTTAACTCCAGTTCACCCAACACACTGGATCAGCTGGCTATTGTTGCAGCAATACTCTCCTTAATTGCAGCCGCCATCGGGCTATATATCGCCTGGAAATCGTTAAGTAATCCGGATCAAACTGCTGTTGTGGTGTAAGCTACTTGTTGCGCAGCTAATGGCTCAGGAGGCTCTCTCCTGCTTCTGACCTTATTCAGGGGCAGGTTTTTGCTTTTTCAATTACTCAACGTATGCTGGAAACGTCAAAAAACCGTTCCCCTGAAACGCCGGCATATACCGGCGTCTCTTTGGAAAGGTCATTTTTTATTCGGGCGCTGCCTCTGCAGCTTAATCCTCGTCCCGGGATACTGACCGAATTACAGAATGAATGTGCGAGAGATAATAACCAACAGAATGAACAATACCAGAATTGCACCTGTTGATGTCCATGCTCCACCACCGAAGCCTCCGCAATATCCGTAACCTGTGCCTTTGAGTTCGCTCATGAGTGACACTCCCCTCTTCATCGAAGTACACTATAGACTATGTCCGATAGCGCAACTTGCTTGGGCAGATCGAAAATTCTCCCGAGGAACGAGTAGGTTCAGGCCCGTCTTCTTATGCACTCATTTCCCGTTGAGTTGTGACCACTTCTGAGTCAGCTCTGCAGGAATATAGGATGACATTTGTTTGATCAGTTCAGCCGGATCAGCTTCCAGACTCCACAGACTAAGATGGGAGGTGTTGGAGAATCCTTCCTGTACGCTGTGTTCTACCATCTTCATTAACGGTCCATAATATCCGTTGACATTTAATAAGCCAACAGGCTTACGATGAATACCGATCTGTGCCCAGCACAGCACCTCGAATAGTTCTTCAAATGTACCCATCCCTCCGGGAAGTGCAATGAATCCATCGGATAATTCAGCCATCGTAGCCTTCCGTTCATGCATGGTTCCCACTTCAATCAGTTGTGTGAGCCCTCCATGAACAACCTCTCCCCGGAACAATCCGGTAGGCATAACCCCGATAACCTCTCCCCCTTGTTCAAGAGCAGCATCGGCTACTGCACCCATCAAGCCCATGCAAGAACCACCATAGACCAGTGCATAACCACTATCAGCAATCTGTTTGCCCAGTTGAACAGCCTTCTCTGTATAATCGGGGTGATTTCCCGGATTGGAGCCTGCAAAAACAGCTATACGTTTCATTGGGTTTCACTCCTTCTCGTGATCTTTTAGATTGAACTAAAGAATATTTACACTTGCCACTTCGATGACAGAACAACCTTCCGATCGCTGTTATCCCCAGATTTTTTGATTCAATTTTACAAAGGTGAATATCTTGGGATAGCGTATGCTTCCGATGTAGCTTTCTTTCAGAAAGCTTTTAGGCGAACGCTCCGCTTCTTCAGGTTATTTCTGCCCTCTACGTTCTCGTGTAAATGTTTAGTTCAATTTTCTATTTTAATAGTATACAACATGAATGTTATGGGTATGTACAACGTACAACAGGTTAACAGAACCAATGGGCAAAAAAATACCCGACCGTTTGCAGCCGGTCGGGCTCCCATTTCAATACACATCAATTTAGAAGGGGTTGTTATTACCTAATATACAGACCAAATATTAAATCCGTATGATTTTTGCATGAAATGATTATTAAATCTTCGTATAACTAACGTATCCCACGGCGTGAACGTACGACAAACATATGCTTGTCTTTACGAAGAACCCGACCATCTGCAAGTTCAACCTGATCCTCGTCATGACGCAGAATCGTCGTGGATAACGCTACAATTTTGGCCCGGCGCCAGATCATAACCTGTGACTTGAAATAGATCGCATTTTCGAACTGAATCGCCTTTTTCATCACATATCCAACCTTGTGCACTTCAGAACGCGCTTTCTTTAAGGGAAGACTCTCTTCGGGAAGAGGTCTGATCATTGCGATATTGTCAAACGATACCTTAATCCGTTTCGGTCCGATCCGTACACATTCCGCTTCTTCATCCCACTCAACCAGCGTTCCCTTCAATGGCTCCCGTATGCCTGTTGCACGATATACCGCTACTTTTCGTCCTATCCAATGTCGCAATGTTCTCACCTCCATCTGTCTAGTTTTCAGGTATCTTCCAATCAATCGGTTCAATACCTTTGGAGGTCAAGAAATCATTGGCTTTGGAAAAGGGACGACTGCCAAGGAATCCACGATGCGCAGCCAGCGGGCTGGGATGTGTAGACTCCAGTACCAGGTGCTTGTCCCTGTTAATAAAAGCACCTTTCTTCTGGGCATGACTGCCCCACAGCATATATACCATCGGCTCCGAACGTTCATTCAGCGCACGAATGACAGCATCCGTAAATGTCTGCCACCCTAGTGCCTGATGCGAGTTAGGCTGACCTTCACGAACCGTCAGAACAGCATTTAATAGCAAGACTCCCTGCTGTGCCCAATGAACCAGAGATCCATGATTCGGAATTGGCAGGTCCAGATCGGCATGAAGTTCCTTATATATATTTTTCAGAGAAGGCGGTACGCGCACCCCCGGTCTAACCGAAAAGCTCAATCCATGAGCCTGACCCGCTCCGTGATAAGGGTCTTGACCAATAATAACAGCCTTAACCTGATGATATGGCGTCAGCTTCAGTGCGGAGAACAGGTCTTCTTTGGGCGGAAAGACCGTCTGCGTTTTGTACTCGGCGGCGAGAGTGTAACGAATCTTGTTAAAATATTCGGCTTCCGTCTCTTCCTGAAGCACCTTGTCCCAATCGTTTCCAAACATATGTATAGGCTCCTTTCCCCTGATGAATGCAGTTTCGTTCAGCCCAACTACTGGGCTCTACCTTCTGAGAGCCGCATGTCATGCAACTCATAGACTATCCACCATTTTAACATAACCGGGGACAGCAGACCAGAATTGCGCATCAGGTATAAGTCCACCTCAAAAAAAACCGTATTCTTGCTACATTCAGTATATTCATACAAAAAAGTCACCTCGCTGTTGCGTGATGACTTGATGAATTTACACTTGAACGGGTACCTCTTCGACTTCTTTCACAAGTACACTGCTGATTCTTCGTAACCCTTCCTGAAGGACAGAACGCGGACAAGCCAGATTCAACCGAATACAACCCTCACCATTGGCTACAAACATATGACCATCTTCGAGCAATACACCCGCTTGCTCAGCGAAGAATAAAGGTAAACTTACACTTGGGGGCGCATATGCCGAGATATCAATCCAGGCCAGATACGTGGCTTCCGGGATGTGAAAAACAGCCCGTGGCAGATGCTGCTTCACATACTGTTCTACGCAGGCGAAATTGGCGTCTAGATAACCTTTTAATTGTTTCAGCCATTCATCACCCGTTTCGTAAGCCGCTTGAGTGGCAGCGATGCTCAGTGGGTTTTTGAAACCATAATGACGTGCCTGCCAGATGTCTCGAAGTGCCTTATTTGGAATGATGACATTGGAGAACATCAGACCAGCCATGTTGAATGTTTTGCTCGGAGACATGCATGTAATGATTCGATCCGTATCCGGGAACAGCTTTGCAAGTGGCGTATGCCTCTTACCCGTCCGCAGCAGATCACAGTGAATCTCATCCGAAATGACCCATACGTTGTTCCTCAGGCAGATCTCACCCACACGTTGTAACTCTTCGGTTGTCCAGACACGTCCAGACGGATTATGCGGGTTGCAGAAAATACATACCCTTACCTTCTCATCCTTGGCCTTGGCTTCAAAATCCTCAAAATCAATGGAGTAACGCCCCTGCTCGTTGAGCATATCCGAACATACCAGTTCAAGATCATTATGCTCCGCAGCTGACTTGAAGAAACCATAGGATGGGGTCACGATCAGTACTTTCTCATCCGACTGACAGATATATTCCACCAGTTCATACAAAGCGGGAATGATCCCGTTTGAGGTCTCCAAATGCTCCTTCGGGAAGGACCAGTCATAGTATCTTTTCATCCAGTTCGAGACAGCTTCGTAATACGCCGGATCAAACACCTGGGAGTAACCCATGATTCTACGGTCCAGACGCTCCTTAACTGCATCCAGAATCTCGGGAGGTGTGGCGAACTCCATATCTGCAATCCACATGCGAATAAATTCTTCATCTTTGAATGGAAAAGTCATGTCCTCTGTGGCATTAAAAATATATTGACGGAAACCATCCGTATTCATGGCATTTGTACCTGTGCGGTCTATAATCTCATCAAAGTTATATTTCATAGCTTCTGCTCCTCTGTCTGCTCAACATTTCATTGTCGTTTCATGTCGTATTACATCCATTATTTCATGACGCAGGAATTGCATCAAATGTAATACAATCTATTCTGACGAAACAAATGAAGTTTATTGTTTCTCCAAAATAGGTATTTCCGTGAAAAAGTGATATATTTCTCATATAACATCATTTTTATGAATGACTTTCATCATTTTCACGTACTCTCAAGAAACATTGGCATAAGGAGAACCGATTATGAACAATATCAATCAGGAAGTTGGCAAGAAAATACGAAACTTTCGGAAGTGGCGGGGACTGACCATTCAACAGCTTGCGGATCAGATCTTCAAAAGCAAAGGCACGCTGTCCAAATATGAGAGCGGAGATATTACACTTGATCTGGTCACGTTACACCATATTGCTAACGCGCTCAACATTCAGGTGGAGCAACTCTTGTACCAAGATCCCAGACACGCGTCTCCCCTGATGAATGCGGTCCCGTCCAGCTTTTTCAAGAACTCCACACGTTTCTATTCTTACTTCTATGATGGGCGGAACAACAGTCTCATTCGTTGTGTCATTGACATGATGGCTCAGTCGGATGCCAACCGTTATCGCACCGTGATGTATATGAATGTGAAGGATTTTGAGAACTACCAGGAGTGCGAGAATATGTATTGGGGCCACACCGAGCATTATGATACACTCACCACGCTGATTTTGAAAAATCAGGCCACGCCGCTGGAGAATCTATATATTAATATTCTGGCGTCTTTTCAGGAATCGGAGAAAAAATGGGGACTGATGGCGGGTGTCTCTTTCAGACCTTTCATGCCTATTGCGCTCAAAATGTTATTCTCCAGAACCCCGCTGCCCGAGAATCAGGAGTTATATAATGAATTAAAAATTTCAAAGGAAGATCTGCGGACCCTGAAAATATACAACATGCTCGCTGTCACCTGAACAACGCAGCGTGTCACACATTCTCATATCATATGGATGGAGACAGTCCCTCCCCATTAGAAAAGGCACTTCTATAAGCTGTTGAAACCAGCTCATAAAAGTGCCTTTTGCTTTGCTGCCTATTCGACCCGGAAATAAGCGACTAATGCTTAGTTTTTAATTAAATCCAGCGTCTCGTCAAACATTTGTTTCTGTTCCTCAATCTTGTTCTCATTACCGATCACGCAGCGCTGTTGCTGTTTAAGTACGGCCGATAAAAGCTCAGCAAAACCGATAATGTCGCTTTCCTTTGTACTTAACACTTCGTCACGTTCCTGTTGTAGATCCGCTTCAGTCACATTCGACAGATAACACTCCAGCGAGAATGCACCTTCGCCATAAGGTGTCCTCGGCGTATCGAGATCCTGAATCGCACCAATGATATAACGCGTCATCTCCCGCTCGTCTGCCCGGAAATCTTTCAAATATTGCGGTATTTCTTCATATACTTTGTACGTTTTATCCAGGTTCGGATCACGATACGATGCAACGTAGCTGTCTCCGTTCCGTCTGAAGCCTGACATACAGCCATAAGCTCCACCTTTGGCGCGGATATTGGTCCACAAGTAATCCAGAGACAGTATCCCCTGCAAGACCCGTAGTGAACCTGTGTATTGATATCCTTTGTTGATATAATTGCCCGTTTGCACCACATACTGCACCTCTGAAGGAGAACGGAATCCTTCCTTATGAGTAGCCGGTGTGAACGTAAACTCTTCCTTGGCAACCTCATGTGTAAACAGCTTCGCTTTCAGGTCGGATACCTGTTGCTCCAGTCCTTCATATCCCTGCTCATCGGCAGTATAGCTGACAAGCAAGTTCTCCGGTCTGAAAATATACCCCGTCAACTCTTGCAGACTGGAAGATAACTCTTCTTTTCTCGCCTCAAAGTTCGCCTGAAGATCCTCAAGCCACTGGTAAAACGCGATACCACTCACAGCTTCTCTGAAATCCGCAACCGCTGAATGTTTGGACGAAGACCGGCCAATTCCTGCTGAATGTCCACTATTGATCAGATTACGTTGCAGATTACCTTTCATTTGAGAGATGATCTCATACAATCGCTTCGAATTATCGAATTGGGAAGTGAACACGATTTCTTTGATCATATCAAAGGCAAATCCAAGCTTGTCATACAACACTTTCGCGTTGAACTCATAAGTAGCCTTGAATTCATTGTGCTTATGCGCGTTAGCATAAGATCCAATCCCGCTATGAATACCACCTGAATGGATATGGATTTCATTGGACAATTCATTGAACGAGTAGTTTTGAGTATCCACGTAACCCAACACATTTTTCAGCAATCCTGCATACGGCAGGAGATGACGTGGCACTTCTTTGATATCAAACAGCAGTCTCAGATAACCAATTCCGTTGGTGTAGAGGTTATGATGGAGAATGGTTGTGCCGTCGACCTGGTTCACCGTTTGATGCAACGTAGAGACCTTCGGTTCAATATCTTCGAT
This Paenibacillus xylanexedens DNA region includes the following protein-coding sequences:
- the ung gene encoding uracil-DNA glycosylase, encoding MFGNDWDKVLQEETEAEYFNKIRYTLAAEYKTQTVFPPKEDLFSALKLTPYHQVKAVIIGQDPYHGAGQAHGLSFSVRPGVRVPPSLKNIYKELHADLDLPIPNHGSLVHWAQQGVLLLNAVLTVREGQPNSHQALGWQTFTDAVIRALNERSEPMVYMLWGSHAQKKGAFINRDKHLVLESTHPSPLAAHRGFLGSRPFSKANDFLTSKGIEPIDWKIPEN
- a CDS encoding MalY/PatB family protein, with the protein product MKYNFDEIIDRTGTNAMNTDGFRQYIFNATEDMTFPFKDEEFIRMWIADMEFATPPEILDAVKERLDRRIMGYSQVFDPAYYEAVSNWMKRYYDWSFPKEHLETSNGIIPALYELVEYICQSDEKVLIVTPSYGFFKSAAEHNDLELVCSDMLNEQGRYSIDFEDFEAKAKDEKVRVCIFCNPHNPSGRVWTTEELQRVGEICLRNNVWVISDEIHCDLLRTGKRHTPLAKLFPDTDRIITCMSPSKTFNMAGLMFSNVIIPNKALRDIWQARHYGFKNPLSIAATQAAYETGDEWLKQLKGYLDANFACVEQYVKQHLPRAVFHIPEATYLAWIDISAYAPPSVSLPLFFAEQAGVLLEDGHMFVANGEGCIRLNLACPRSVLQEGLRRISSVLVKEVEEVPVQV
- a CDS encoding helix-turn-helix domain-containing protein translates to MNNINQEVGKKIRNFRKWRGLTIQQLADQIFKSKGTLSKYESGDITLDLVTLHHIANALNIQVEQLLYQDPRHASPLMNAVPSSFFKNSTRFYSYFYDGRNNSLIRCVIDMMAQSDANRYRTVMYMNVKDFENYQECENMYWGHTEHYDTLTTLILKNQATPLENLYINILASFQESEKKWGLMAGVSFRPFMPIALKMLFSRTPLPENQELYNELKISKEDLRTLKIYNMLAVT